Proteins encoded in a region of the Homo sapiens chromosome 9, GRCh38.p14 Primary Assembly genome:
- the CDKN2A gene encoding cyclin-dependent kinase inhibitor 2A isoform X1 — translation MEPAAGSSMEPSADWLATAAARGRVEEVRALLEAGALPNAPNSYGRRPIQVMMMGSARVAELLLLHGAEPNCADPATLTRPVHDAAREGFLDTLVVLHRAGARLDVRDAWGRLPVDLAEELGHRDVARYLRAAAGGTRGSNHARIDAAEGPSAGWTNLRISKPNCAWHHLEISRSRLFCTTQLI, via the exons ATGGAGCCGGCGGCGGGGAGCAGCATGGAGCCTTCGGCTGACTGGCTGGCCACGGCCGCGGCCCGGGGTCGGGTAGAGGAGGTGCGGGCGCTGCTGGAGGCGGGGGCGCTGCCCAACGCACCGAATAGTTACGGTCGGAGGCCGATCCAG GTCATGATGATGGGCAGCGCCCGAGTGGCGGAGCTGCTGCTGCTCCACGGCGCGGAGCCCAACTGCGCCGACCCCGCCACTCTCACCCGACCCGTGCACGACGCTGCCCGGGAGGGCTTCCTGGACACGCTGGTGGTGCTGCACCGGGCCGGGGCGCGGCTGGACGTGCGCGATGCCTGGGGCCGTCTGCCCGTGGACCTGGCTGAGGAGCTGGGCCATCGCGATGTCGCACGGTACCTGCGCGCGGCTGCGGGGGGCACCAGAGGCAGTAACCATGCCCGCATAGATGCCGCGGAAGGTCCCTCAG CTGGCTGGACCAACCTCAGGATTTCCAAACCCAATTGTGCGTGGCATCATCTGGAGATCTCTCGATCTCGGCTCTTCTGCACAACTCAACTAATCTGA
- the CDKN2A gene encoding cyclin-dependent kinase inhibitor 2A isoform p16INK4a (isoform p16INK4a is encoded by transcript variant 1), with protein MEPAAGSSMEPSADWLATAAARGRVEEVRALLEAGALPNAPNSYGRRPIQVMMMGSARVAELLLLHGAEPNCADPATLTRPVHDAAREGFLDTLVVLHRAGARLDVRDAWGRLPVDLAEELGHRDVARYLRAAAGGTRGSNHARIDAAEGPSDIPD; from the exons ATGGAGCCGGCGGCGGGGAGCAGCATGGAGCCTTCGGCTGACTGGCTGGCCACGGCCGCGGCCCGGGGTCGGGTAGAGGAGGTGCGGGCGCTGCTGGAGGCGGGGGCGCTGCCCAACGCACCGAATAGTTACGGTCGGAGGCCGATCCAG GTCATGATGATGGGCAGCGCCCGAGTGGCGGAGCTGCTGCTGCTCCACGGCGCGGAGCCCAACTGCGCCGACCCCGCCACTCTCACCCGACCCGTGCACGACGCTGCCCGGGAGGGCTTCCTGGACACGCTGGTGGTGCTGCACCGGGCCGGGGCGCGGCTGGACGTGCGCGATGCCTGGGGCCGTCTGCCCGTGGACCTGGCTGAGGAGCTGGGCCATCGCGATGTCGCACGGTACCTGCGCGCGGCTGCGGGGGGCACCAGAGGCAGTAACCATGCCCGCATAGATGCCGCGGAAGGTCCCTCAG ACATCCCCGATTGA
- the CDKN2A gene encoding cyclin-dependent kinase inhibitor 2A isoform p16gamma (isoform p16gamma is encoded by transcript variant 5) has translation MEPAAGSSMEPSADWLATAAARGRVEEVRALLEAGALPNAPNSYGRRPIQVMMMGSARVAELLLLHGAEPNCADPATLTRPVHDAAREGFLDTLVVLHRAGARLDVRDAWGRLPVDLAEELGHRDVARYLRAAAGGTRGSNHARIDAAEGPSEMIGNHLWVCRSRHA, from the exons ATGGAGCCGGCGGCGGGGAGCAGCATGGAGCCTTCGGCTGACTGGCTGGCCACGGCCGCGGCCCGGGGTCGGGTAGAGGAGGTGCGGGCGCTGCTGGAGGCGGGGGCGCTGCCCAACGCACCGAATAGTTACGGTCGGAGGCCGATCCAG GTCATGATGATGGGCAGCGCCCGAGTGGCGGAGCTGCTGCTGCTCCACGGCGCGGAGCCCAACTGCGCCGACCCCGCCACTCTCACCCGACCCGTGCACGACGCTGCCCGGGAGGGCTTCCTGGACACGCTGGTGGTGCTGCACCGGGCCGGGGCGCGGCTGGACGTGCGCGATGCCTGGGGCCGTCTGCCCGTGGACCTGGCTGAGGAGCTGGGCCATCGCGATGTCGCACGGTACCTGCGCGCGGCTGCGGGGGGCACCAGAGGCAGTAACCATGCCCGCATAGATGCCGCGGAAGGTCCCTCAG AAATGATCGGAAACCATTTGTGGGTTTGTAGAAGCAGGCATGCGTAG
- the CDKN2A gene encoding cyclin-dependent kinase inhibitor 2A isoform X2 translates to MEPAAGSSMEPSADWLATAAARGRVEEVRALLEAGALPNAPNSYGRRPIQVMMMGSARVAELLLLHGAEPNCADPATLTRPVHDAAREGFLDTLVVLHRAGARLDVRDAWGRLPVDLAEELGHRDVARYLRAAAGGTRGSNHARIDAAEGPSVTASIQVPGGEEGDFGSSYS, encoded by the exons ATGGAGCCGGCGGCGGGGAGCAGCATGGAGCCTTCGGCTGACTGGCTGGCCACGGCCGCGGCCCGGGGTCGGGTAGAGGAGGTGCGGGCGCTGCTGGAGGCGGGGGCGCTGCCCAACGCACCGAATAGTTACGGTCGGAGGCCGATCCAG GTCATGATGATGGGCAGCGCCCGAGTGGCGGAGCTGCTGCTGCTCCACGGCGCGGAGCCCAACTGCGCCGACCCCGCCACTCTCACCCGACCCGTGCACGACGCTGCCCGGGAGGGCTTCCTGGACACGCTGGTGGTGCTGCACCGGGCCGGGGCGCGGCTGGACGTGCGCGATGCCTGGGGCCGTCTGCCCGTGGACCTGGCTGAGGAGCTGGGCCATCGCGATGTCGCACGGTACCTGCGCGCGGCTGCGGGGGGCACCAGAGGCAGTAACCATGCCCGCATAGATGCCGCGGAAGGTCCCTCAG TTACAGCTAGCATCCAGGTCCCGGGAGGTGAAGAAGGAGACTTCGGCTCCAGTTACAGCTAG
- the CDKN2A gene encoding cyclin-dependent kinase inhibitor 2A isoform p12 (isoform p12 is encoded by transcript variant 3) — MEPAAGSSMEPSADWLATAAARGRVEEVRALLEAGALPNAPNSYGRRPIQVGRGSAAGAGDGGRLWRTKFAGELESGSASILRKKGRLPGEFSEGVCNHRPPPGDALGAWEAKEEE; from the coding sequence ATGGAGCCGGCGGCGGGGAGCAGCATGGAGCCTTCGGCTGACTGGCTGGCCACGGCCGCGGCCCGGGGTCGGGTAGAGGAGGTGCGGGCGCTGCTGGAGGCGGGGGCGCTGCCCAACGCACCGAATAGTTACGGTCGGAGGCCGATCCAGGTGGGTAGAGGGTCTGCAGCGGGAGCAGGGGATGGCGGGCGACTCTGGAGGACGAAGTTTGCAGGGGAATTGGAATCAGGTAGCGCTTCGATTCTCCGGAAAAAGGGGAGGCTTCCTGGGGAGTTTTCAGAAGGGGTTTGTAATCACAGACCTCCTCCTGGCGACGCCCTGGGggcttgggaagccaaggaagagGAATGA
- the CDKN2A gene encoding cyclin-dependent kinase inhibitor 2A isoform X3 produces the protein MMMGSARVAELLLLHGAEPNCADPATLTRPVHDAAREGFLDTLVVLHRAGARLDVRDAWGRLPVDLAEELGHRDVARYLRAAAGGTRGSNHARIDAAEGPSAGWTNLRISKPNCAWHHLEISRSRLFCTTQLI, from the exons ATGATGATGGGCAGCGCCCGAGTGGCGGAGCTGCTGCTGCTCCACGGCGCGGAGCCCAACTGCGCCGACCCCGCCACTCTCACCCGACCCGTGCACGACGCTGCCCGGGAGGGCTTCCTGGACACGCTGGTGGTGCTGCACCGGGCCGGGGCGCGGCTGGACGTGCGCGATGCCTGGGGCCGTCTGCCCGTGGACCTGGCTGAGGAGCTGGGCCATCGCGATGTCGCACGGTACCTGCGCGCGGCTGCGGGGGGCACCAGAGGCAGTAACCATGCCCGCATAGATGCCGCGGAAGGTCCCTCAG CTGGCTGGACCAACCTCAGGATTTCCAAACCCAATTGTGCGTGGCATCATCTGGAGATCTCTCGATCTCGGCTCTTCTGCACAACTCAACTAATCTGA
- the CDKN2A gene encoding cyclin-dependent kinase inhibitor 2A isoform 6 (isoform 6 is encoded by transcript variant 6), whose protein sequence is MMMGSARVAELLLLHGAEPNCADPATLTRPVHDAAREGFLDTLVVLHRAGARLDVRDAWGRLPVDLAEELGHRDVARYLRAAAGGTRGSNHARIDAAEGPSDIPD, encoded by the exons ATGATGATGGGCAGCGCCCGAGTGGCGGAGCTGCTGCTGCTCCACGGCGCGGAGCCCAACTGCGCCGACCCCGCCACTCTCACCCGACCCGTGCACGACGCTGCCCGGGAGGGCTTCCTGGACACGCTGGTGGTGCTGCACCGGGCCGGGGCGCGGCTGGACGTGCGCGATGCCTGGGGCCGTCTGCCCGTGGACCTGGCTGAGGAGCTGGGCCATCGCGATGTCGCACGGTACCTGCGCGCGGCTGCGGGGGGCACCAGAGGCAGTAACCATGCCCGCATAGATGCCGCGGAAGGTCCCTCAG ACATCCCCGATTGA